One Cucumis sativus cultivar 9930 chromosome 1, Cucumber_9930_V3, whole genome shotgun sequence DNA segment encodes these proteins:
- the LOC101210909 gene encoding protein phosphatase 1 regulatory inhibitor subunit PPP1R8 homolog: MYGRSGLDRFKKAQTLEPFAVTVNSTSHDSTQSSTKEAIQPLVPYSQSRSSHFQTINQHQSHDSQKVIGPEAGPLVGQTQQLTQVGGSQSTWQPPDWAIEPRSGVYYLEVLKDGEVIDRINLDKRRHIFGRQFHTCDFVLDHQSVSRQHAAVIPHKNGSIYVIDLGSAHGTFVANERLTKDSPVELEAGQSLRFAASTRTYILRKNDAALFPRPPLPTEVDLPPPPDPSDEEAVVSYNTLLNRYGLTKSRLPSSSEDSSPASAKEDTRHGRPTKKLRKMRVAFRDQLGGELVEVVGFSDGADVGTEPGPIGVKEGSLVGKYESLVQTTIIPKGKEPSSLRGDNISPKGVTGKLQEILNRVKNPSKSGVYDDLYGESFSGNVGSSWAYSSAGSANKLSSPPKDLIPRNHEENNRTNTNDSDDDLFGN, translated from the exons ATGTATGGAAGAAGTGGCCTCGATAGATTTAAGAAGGCTCAGACCTTAGAACCATTCGCTGTAACTGTCAATTCTACTTCACACGACTCTACTCAATCTTCTACCAAAGAAGCCATTCAACCACTGGTTCCATATTCACAATCGAGATCTTCTCACTTTCAAACCATTAATCAACATCAATCTCATGATTCACAAAAGGTTATTGGACCTGAGGCAGGGCCATTAGTGGGGCAGACGCAGCAATTGACCCAGGTTGGAGGAAGTCAGTCCACTTGGCAGCCTCCTGACTGGGCAATTGAACCGCGCTCGGGAGTTTATTATCTTGAAGTCTTGAAAGACGGTGAGGTTATCGATCGAATTAATCTGGACAAGCGGAGACACATTTTTGGAAGACAATTCCATACTTGCGATTTTGTGCTTGATCACCAGTCTGTATCCCGCCAACATGCTGCTGTTATTCCTCATAAGAATGGAAG CATATATGTAATTGATTTGGGATCTGCTCATGGAACATTTGTGGCTAATGAGCGGTTAACTAAAGACTCCCCAGTTGAGCTAGAAGCGGGACAGTCCTTACGGTTTGCTGCATCAACAAGAACTTATATCCTGAGAAAGAATGATGCGGCACTATTTCCTCGTCCGCCATTACCCACCGAGGTTGATTTACCACCACCTCCTGATCCGTCTGATGAGGAGGCTGTTGTTTCTTATAATACACTACTTAATCGCTATGGTCTTACCAAATCTCGACTACCTTCATCATCTGAAGACAGCAGTCCAGCAAGTGCAAAAGAAGATACACGACATGGAAGACCTACCAAAAAGCTTAGGAAGATGAGAGTGGCTTTCAGGGATCAACTTGGAGGGGAGCTGGTTGAAGTTGTGGGTTTTTCAGATGGTGCTGATGTAGGGACAGAACCTGGTCCTATAGGGGTTAAAGAAGGAAGTCTAGTTGGGAAATATGAATCTCTGGTGCAGACTACCATAATACCAAAAGGCAAGGAGCCGTCTTCTTTAAGGGGAGATAACATTTCTCCAAAAGGTGTGACTGGTAAATTACAAGAAATCTTGAATAGGGTAAAAAATCCATCAAAAAGCGGAGTTTATGATGACCTTTACGGAGAATCATTTTCAGGAAATGTGGGTTCATCATGGGCATATTCTTCGGCTGGTTCTGCTAATAAATTGTCTTCCCCTCCTAAAGATTTGATCCCTCGGAACCATGAAGAAAACAACAGGACAAATACTAATGACAGTGATGATGACTTGTTTGGTAATTGA